The following proteins are co-located in the Flammeovirga kamogawensis genome:
- a CDS encoding biotin/lipoyl-containing protein: protein MKKYKFNVNGSNYAVKITNVEGQTISLEVNGTPYEVEMEKEVKSSKTPKLVRSSAPRTAAPKAITRSAKQSNVVAPLPGTIISLKVKEGDVVKKGDLLMTMEAMKMENNVLAEHDGTIGSIKVSEGQSLLQGEVLVEMA from the coding sequence ATGAAAAAATATAAATTTAATGTTAATGGTAGTAATTATGCTGTTAAGATTACAAATGTAGAAGGACAAACAATAAGTTTGGAAGTGAATGGAACGCCTTATGAAGTGGAAATGGAGAAAGAAGTGAAATCTTCTAAAACTCCTAAACTTGTGCGTTCATCTGCACCAAGAACAGCTGCTCCAAAGGCAATCACTCGTTCGGCAAAGCAATCCAATGTAGTAGCACCACTTCCTGGTACAATCATCTCTTTAAAAGTAAAAGAGGGAGATGTTGTGAAAAAAGGTGATTTGTTAATGACGATGGAAGCCATGAAAATGGAAAACAATGTATTAGCAGAGCATGATGGAACTATTGGTTCAATTAAAGTTTCTGAAGGGCAATCTTTACTACAAGGCGAAGTACTTGTAGAGATGGCTTAA
- a CDS encoding SpoIIE family protein phosphatase, with amino-acid sequence MAYNRFFKHIILFLLLLFGLSLNAATGDKNSGNTSIINDSLFNKYDSKKVNAFLVKGYLDSAKNYLDDHLHLLDEEGTFEEQFDIASKYCTYYEDIGKLDSAEQFCQLALNLSEDKLKFDYISKANTNLATLYTSQGKTETALNLLKTAYEIQLQNEDVIDLAYTLNNIGFIYFQHKEYIHAFEVFKEILAIDIDDQNENLDYIKANALLNMADIHYEFNEFDALRHLLIRLDKMQVFTMNKDFEGFIYLSLLKGKLAMGLNDMALAKKIFLLTVRESNKKEFPQPKLNSYLSIGNYYYKLKDYTNAYDAYERAYVISKNNGLLDFEYQVSLKLALTLKHINKDQSIYFFQKSINLSDSLFNQQKTAAVADMQAFHEVELQKEQNDVLRVRDHDNSKKLDEQKKFIEMSIVIVVLLLIFTYYIYLNQRKTKKLNLKLSSAFRELEMANIEVESVNSELLIKNDVLRDTLEHSKQQGKQLNNQHVKISSSIKSAHLIQSSILPSDKGITSAFPDNFIFNQPKDIVSGDFYWFTEQEGWKIYACIDCTGHGVPGALMSMMASSSLYEIVRGKKILSPGRILAELNNIVVRNLQQDTNDNNDGMDMTLIAIKGNILKYAGAKNPLHIVRDNTIHKLAGTRKSIGGELDLVYEEHEWLLEKGDNLFMATDGYQDQFGGVKTRKFMVKRLRELYVQIANLSSSEQKEILANTINSWMEEGEWEQIDDMLVIGIKI; translated from the coding sequence ATGGCTTATAATAGATTTTTTAAACATATAATTCTATTTCTACTACTATTATTTGGCTTATCATTGAACGCAGCAACCGGAGATAAAAACTCGGGCAATACTTCAATTATAAACGATAGTCTATTTAATAAATACGACAGTAAGAAAGTTAATGCCTTTTTAGTAAAGGGGTATTTAGATAGTGCAAAAAACTATCTAGACGATCATTTACATCTATTAGATGAAGAGGGTACTTTTGAGGAACAGTTTGATATTGCTTCTAAATATTGCACCTATTATGAGGATATTGGCAAATTAGATTCTGCGGAACAGTTTTGCCAATTAGCTTTAAATTTATCAGAGGATAAACTAAAGTTTGATTACATATCAAAAGCAAATACAAATCTAGCTACATTATATACATCTCAGGGTAAAACAGAGACGGCTTTAAATTTATTAAAGACTGCCTATGAGATTCAATTGCAAAATGAAGATGTAATTGATCTAGCTTATACCTTAAATAATATTGGATTTATTTATTTTCAACATAAGGAATACATCCATGCTTTCGAGGTGTTTAAAGAAATTTTAGCAATTGATATTGATGATCAAAATGAAAACTTGGATTATATAAAAGCTAATGCATTGTTGAACATGGCAGATATTCATTACGAGTTTAATGAATTTGATGCTTTGAGACATCTGTTGATTAGATTAGATAAGATGCAGGTTTTTACAATGAATAAAGACTTTGAAGGATTTATTTATTTGTCTTTATTGAAAGGTAAACTTGCCATGGGATTAAATGATATGGCATTAGCAAAGAAGATATTTCTTTTGACGGTTAGAGAATCAAATAAAAAAGAATTCCCTCAACCAAAGCTAAATTCTTACTTATCAATAGGTAATTATTATTACAAACTAAAAGATTACACAAATGCATACGATGCTTATGAAAGGGCATATGTAATTAGTAAAAACAACGGTCTTCTAGATTTTGAATATCAAGTGTCTTTAAAATTAGCACTTACGTTAAAACATATAAATAAAGATCAATCTATTTATTTCTTTCAGAAGTCAATAAATTTATCTGATAGCTTATTTAATCAGCAAAAAACAGCAGCCGTTGCAGACATGCAAGCATTTCATGAAGTTGAATTGCAGAAAGAACAAAATGATGTATTAAGGGTAAGAGATCATGACAATTCTAAGAAACTTGATGAACAGAAAAAGTTTATTGAAATGAGTATCGTGATCGTTGTGCTACTACTTATATTTACGTATTATATTTATTTGAATCAGCGAAAAACAAAAAAGCTGAATTTAAAGCTTTCGAGTGCTTTTAGAGAACTAGAAATGGCTAATATTGAAGTCGAATCTGTGAACTCTGAATTATTAATTAAGAATGATGTTTTACGAGATACTTTAGAACATTCTAAGCAACAAGGTAAGCAGTTAAATAATCAGCATGTTAAGATTTCAAGTAGTATTAAAAGTGCACATTTAATACAATCATCAATTTTACCTTCTGATAAAGGAATTACAAGTGCTTTTCCTGATAACTTTATTTTTAACCAGCCTAAAGATATTGTAAGTGGCGATTTTTATTGGTTCACAGAGCAAGAAGGTTGGAAAATATATGCATGTATTGATTGTACTGGCCATGGAGTACCAGGGGCACTAATGTCTATGATGGCATCGAGTTCATTATATGAGATAGTTCGTGGTAAAAAGATTTTATCTCCGGGTAGAATTTTAGCTGAACTTAATAATATTGTTGTTAGAAATCTCCAACAAGATACCAACGATAATAATGATGGAATGGATATGACTTTAATCGCAATTAAAGGAAATATTTTGAAATATGCAGGAGCTAAAAACCCATTACATATTGTTCGTGATAATACCATCCATAAACTAGCTGGAACTAGAAAATCAATTGGTGGTGAACTGGATCTAGTTTATGAAGAACATGAATGGTTATTAGAAAAAGGCGATAATTTATTTATGGCTACAGATGGGTATCAAGATCAATTTGGAGGTGTAAAAACGAGGAAGTTTATGGTGAAGAGGTTAAGGGAACTCTATGTTCAGATAGCCAATTTATCTTCTTCAGAACAGAAAGAGATTTTAGCCAATACTATCAATAGTTGGATGGAAGAAGGGGAGTGGGAACAAATTGATGATATGTTGGTGATCGGTATAAAAATTTAA
- the meaB gene encoding methylmalonyl Co-A mutase-associated GTPase MeaB, which translates to METNVLSQSDMKYRRKKRLTPEEYAKGVIDGNRVILSRAITLIESRHPDDLILAEKVLELILPYTGGSLRVGITGVPGVGKSTFIESFGKYITSRSLKLAVLTIDPSSQISGGSILGDKTRMEELSNDPLAYVRPSAAGNALGGVNHKTRETMLLCEAAGFDVILIETVGVGQSETTVKGIVDFFLLLMLAGAGDELQGIKRGIMEMADAIAITKCDNDNVRQGKLAKAEYQNALHLFPPSETGWSPKVMTCSSLQNEGLDKVLEVILSFEKHMKSKGYFEANRQQQNLHWMHETIDNYLKRAFINNPNVTEQMDTLENEVIQNKLPAIAGARRLIELFNKKID; encoded by the coding sequence ATGGAAACAAATGTCTTATCACAAAGCGATATGAAATATAGAAGAAAAAAAAGATTAACTCCCGAAGAATATGCTAAAGGTGTTATCGATGGAAATCGTGTTATATTAAGTAGAGCGATTACCTTAATAGAAAGTCGTCACCCTGATGATTTAATTCTAGCCGAAAAAGTTTTAGAACTAATTTTACCTTATACAGGTGGTAGTCTTCGTGTAGGAATAACAGGTGTGCCTGGTGTTGGGAAGAGTACTTTTATTGAATCATTTGGCAAATATATTACATCTCGATCATTAAAATTAGCTGTTTTAACTATCGACCCAAGTTCACAAATAAGTGGCGGAAGTATATTGGGCGATAAAACTAGAATGGAAGAATTATCTAATGATCCTTTAGCCTATGTTCGTCCTTCGGCAGCAGGTAATGCACTGGGTGGTGTAAACCATAAAACCAGAGAGACAATGTTACTTTGTGAAGCTGCGGGTTTTGATGTTATACTTATTGAAACAGTTGGTGTAGGACAATCAGAAACTACCGTTAAAGGAATTGTAGACTTTTTCTTGTTACTTATGCTAGCTGGTGCTGGAGATGAACTACAAGGCATTAAAAGAGGTATTATGGAAATGGCCGATGCAATTGCAATTACTAAATGTGATAATGACAATGTACGCCAAGGAAAACTTGCCAAAGCTGAATATCAGAATGCTTTACATTTGTTCCCTCCATCAGAAACTGGTTGGTCTCCTAAAGTTATGACGTGTTCTTCTTTACAAAATGAAGGTTTAGATAAAGTTCTAGAAGTAATTTTATCGTTTGAAAAACACATGAAATCAAAAGGTTATTTTGAGGCAAACCGACAACAACAAAATTTACATTGGATGCATGAAACCATAGATAATTATCTAAAAAGAGCCTTTATAAACAATCCAAATGTAACAGAACAAATGGATACCTTGGAAAATGAAGTAATTCAAAATAAATTGCCAGCTATTGCAGGTGCAAGAAGATTAATTGAATTATTTAATAAAAAGATAGATTAG
- a CDS encoding acetyl-CoA hydrolase/transferase family protein, producing the protein MATKYVSADEAVKIIKSGDRVCIQGGAATPQALTIAMTARANELRDVEIVHLHTEGYAGYAEEQYTESFKTNCFFIGGNVRKQVWAGNAQYIPVFLSDIPNLFRRDVLPLDVVMVNVSTPDKHGYCSLGVSVDIIVAAIEKGQKVIAQVNKQMPRCMGDGILHIDRFDAVVEVDEPIYEMKFTAPSEVEQQIGAHVATLVEDGATLQMGIGGIPNAVLTYLHNHKNLGVHTEMFSEGLIDLCEKGIVNGANKKVNPHKIVSGFAMGTRRLYDFMDDNPEVEMMDIAYVNDTAVIRQNPKVTAINSAIEVDLTGQICADSIGTRMFSGVGGQMDFMRGAALSEGGKPITALPSITNKGISKISPFLQQGAGVVTTRAHARFVVTEYGIADLFGQNLVQRAKALISIAHPMHREALEKEAKERFGRSYSAYAGLKPELV; encoded by the coding sequence ATGGCAACTAAATACGTATCAGCTGATGAGGCTGTAAAAATAATAAAGTCAGGAGATAGAGTATGTATTCAAGGCGGAGCGGCAACTCCACAGGCATTAACTATCGCTATGACGGCTCGTGCAAACGAATTAAGAGATGTTGAAATTGTTCATTTACATACAGAAGGATATGCAGGGTATGCAGAAGAACAATACACCGAAAGTTTTAAAACAAACTGTTTCTTTATTGGTGGCAATGTAAGAAAGCAAGTATGGGCTGGAAATGCTCAATATATACCCGTTTTTTTAAGTGATATACCTAACCTTTTTAGAAGAGATGTATTACCTCTAGATGTTGTGATGGTAAATGTATCTACTCCAGATAAACATGGGTATTGTTCTTTAGGCGTATCAGTTGATATTATTGTAGCAGCTATAGAAAAAGGACAAAAAGTTATTGCTCAGGTAAATAAACAAATGCCACGCTGTATGGGTGATGGTATTTTACATATTGATCGTTTCGATGCAGTTGTTGAGGTAGATGAGCCTATTTATGAGATGAAATTTACTGCACCGTCAGAAGTTGAACAACAAATTGGAGCTCATGTTGCTACTTTAGTTGAAGACGGGGCAACACTTCAAATGGGTATAGGAGGTATTCCAAATGCAGTACTTACTTATTTGCATAATCATAAAAACTTAGGAGTACATACAGAAATGTTCTCAGAAGGGTTGATTGATCTTTGTGAAAAAGGGATTGTAAATGGAGCTAATAAAAAGGTGAATCCTCATAAAATTGTTTCTGGATTTGCAATGGGTACGCGCCGTTTGTATGACTTTATGGATGATAACCCTGAGGTTGAAATGATGGATATTGCTTATGTAAATGATACGGCAGTAATACGTCAGAATCCTAAAGTAACAGCCATTAACTCAGCTATAGAAGTTGATTTAACAGGACAGATTTGTGCAGATTCAATAGGAACTAGAATGTTCTCTGGAGTTGGTGGTCAAATGGATTTTATGCGTGGGGCAGCACTTTCAGAAGGAGGTAAACCAATTACAGCTTTACCATCAATTACTAATAAAGGAATATCTAAAATTTCACCATTCTTACAGCAAGGAGCAGGAGTAGTTACAACAAGAGCCCATGCTCGTTTTGTAGTTACAGAATACGGAATTGCTGATTTATTTGGTCAAAATTTAGTGCAAAGAGCTAAAGCATTAATATCAATTGCCCACCCAATGCATAGAGAAGCATTAGAGAAAGAGGCAAAAGAACGTTTCGGTAGAAGTTATTCAGCTTACGCAGGTCTTAAGCCTGAGTTAGTTTAA
- a CDS encoding sodium ion-translocating decarboxylase subunit beta, which yields MKRLLIVFGAITTILLAWASANAAEVFINNQTLGEVATQAVAASTPGFGTMALEGLTNFISLTGFANLTLPNFAMICVGLFFIFLAIKYDYEPLLLIPIGTGVIIGNIPFIAGNQIGIYEDGSVLNYLYFGVQKGIYPPLIFLGIGAMTDFSSLIANPKLMLLGAAAQVGVFLTFIGAIALGFDLKEAASIGIIGGADGPTAIFLSSKEAPHLLGAIAIAAYSYMALVPVIQPPIMRLMTSEAERKIKMKPPRTVSKTEKIIFPIVGLILTTFISPSALPLLGMLFFGNLLKESGHTERLANTARTSMIDIVTILLGVTVGASTQASEFITLNSMKIFALGAASFAVATFSGLAFAKIMNVFLKGGNKINPLIGAAGVSAVPDSARVVQQEGLKSDPTNHLLMHAMAPNVSGVIGSAVAAGILMSFLTYFSSL from the coding sequence ATGAAACGCTTATTAATAGTTTTCGGAGCAATAACTACCATTCTGTTAGCGTGGGCATCAGCTAATGCAGCAGAGGTATTTATTAATAATCAAACATTAGGAGAGGTAGCTACTCAAGCAGTGGCGGCATCTACCCCAGGTTTTGGTACAATGGCATTAGAAGGACTAACTAACTTTATTAGTTTAACAGGTTTTGCAAATCTAACTCTTCCTAACTTTGCCATGATTTGTGTAGGTTTATTCTTTATATTCCTCGCTATTAAATACGATTATGAACCCTTATTATTAATTCCAATTGGTACAGGTGTTATTATTGGTAACATTCCATTTATCGCTGGAAATCAAATTGGTATTTATGAAGACGGTTCTGTTTTAAATTACTTATATTTTGGTGTTCAGAAAGGTATTTACCCACCATTAATTTTCTTAGGTATTGGAGCGATGACGGATTTCTCATCACTTATAGCCAACCCTAAATTAATGTTGTTAGGCGCAGCCGCTCAGGTAGGTGTTTTCTTAACATTCATTGGTGCAATAGCCTTAGGTTTTGATTTAAAAGAAGCGGCATCAATTGGTATTATAGGTGGTGCAGATGGTCCAACAGCCATTTTCTTATCATCTAAAGAAGCACCACATTTATTAGGAGCCATTGCAATTGCAGCTTACTCTTACATGGCTTTAGTACCAGTAATTCAGCCACCAATTATGCGTTTAATGACTTCGGAAGCTGAACGAAAAATCAAAATGAAACCACCAAGAACGGTTTCAAAAACAGAGAAAATCATTTTCCCTATTGTAGGCTTAATTTTAACTACTTTCATATCTCCAAGTGCGTTACCATTATTAGGAATGTTGTTCTTTGGTAACTTATTAAAAGAATCGGGACACACAGAAAGGTTAGCAAATACGGCAAGAACGTCGATGATAGATATTGTAACAATTCTTTTAGGAGTTACAGTTGGGGCATCAACTCAAGCAAGTGAATTTATCACATTAAATTCTATGAAAATCTTTGCCTTAGGGGCAGCTTCGTTTGCAGTGGCAACCTTCTCAGGTTTAGCATTTGCTAAAATAATGAATGTGTTCTTAAAAGGAGGTAATAAAATCAATCCATTAATTGGAGCGGCAGGAGTGTCTGCTGTACCAGATTCTGCAAGAGTTGTACAGCAAGAAGGTTTAAAATCGGACCCAACGAATCACTTATTAATGCATGCAATGGCACCAAACGTATCTGGTGTAATTGGTTCTGCAGTGGCAGCAGGTATTTTAATGAGTTTCTTAACGTATTTCTCAAGTTTGTAA
- a CDS encoding OadG family protein has protein sequence MEHQSISVAIEEGLVVTLVGLGLVFLTLTILFLVFSYVMPVIMNWINREPKKKVVEEVKGPKVANASGEVNAVIAAAIYNYIEEAHDDEDTILTIQKVKKAYSPWSSKIYAVHGSQLNR, from the coding sequence ATGGAACATCAATCAATCAGTGTAGCAATAGAGGAGGGATTAGTAGTAACCTTAGTAGGTTTAGGTTTAGTATTCCTTACGTTAACTATCTTATTTTTAGTGTTTTCTTATGTAATGCCAGTCATTATGAATTGGATAAACAGAGAACCTAAAAAGAAGGTAGTAGAAGAAGTTAAAGGGCCAAAAGTAGCCAATGCATCTGGCGAGGTAAACGCAGTAATAGCAGCAGCGATTTACAACTATATCGAAGAAGCTCATGATGATGAGGATACTATTCTTACAATTCAAAAAGTGAAGAAGGCTTATTCTCCTTGGAGCTCTAAAATTTATGCAGTTCATGGTAGTCAGCTTAATCGTTAA
- the mce gene encoding methylmalonyl-CoA epimerase produces MNITHIEHIGVAVENLEESIKYYEEVLGLKCYAIEEVAEQKVKTAFFKVGDTKIELLESTAEDGPIGKFIAKKGPGMHHMAFAVKDIEANLKDAEEKGVRLLDKTPRSGAEGLDIAFLHPKSTHGVLTELCEKK; encoded by the coding sequence ATGAATATAACACACATAGAACACATTGGTGTTGCAGTAGAAAACTTAGAAGAGTCAATTAAGTATTACGAAGAAGTTTTAGGACTAAAATGTTATGCTATAGAAGAAGTAGCAGAACAAAAAGTCAAAACTGCATTTTTTAAAGTAGGCGATACTAAAATTGAATTATTAGAGTCTACAGCAGAAGATGGACCAATAGGAAAGTTTATTGCTAAAAAAGGACCAGGTATGCACCATATGGCCTTTGCAGTAAAAGATATCGAAGCAAATTTGAAAGATGCAGAAGAGAAAGGTGTTCGATTATTAGATAAAACACCTAGAAGTGGAGCAGAAGGTTTAGATATAGCTTTTTTGCATCCTAAATCAACTCATGGAGTTCTTACAGAACTTTGCGAAAAGAAATAA
- a CDS encoding acyl-CoA carboxylase subunit beta, whose amino-acid sequence MGTNKDKIRELVEKRNEARLGGGEKRIEKQHDQGKLTARERIDMLLDEGSFEEYDMFVTHRTKSFGLDKQKYLSDGVVTGHGTIDGRVVYVFAQDFTVFGGSLSETFAQKICKVMDQAMKVGAPVIGLNDSGGARIQEGVRSLAGYAEIFQRNISASGVIPQISAILGPCAGGAVYSPALTDFILMTDQSSYMFVTGPKVVKSVTGEVITTEDLGGANMHASKSGVAHMMTENDEETLLLIRKLISFLPSNNLEEPPIIPCDDPFDRIEDQLNEVIPDDPNKPYDMLDVIHMIVDNEEFLEMHRAYAKNIITGFARFNGRPVGIVANQPSFLAGVLDIESSKKAARFVRFCDAFNIPIITLVDVPGFLPGSGQEYGGIILHGAKLLFAYGEATVPKITITLRKSYGGAHDVMSSKQLRGDLNYAWPMAEIAVMGAKGAVEVLEGRQIRKIEDEAEREKFIHEKEDEYADKFANPYQAAKYGFIDDVIEPRNTRFRICRGLDLLATKKEVNPPKKHSNIPL is encoded by the coding sequence ATGGGTACTAACAAAGACAAGATCAGAGAACTTGTAGAGAAACGTAATGAAGCCAGACTGGGTGGTGGCGAAAAACGTATTGAGAAACAACATGACCAAGGGAAGTTAACAGCTAGGGAAAGAATCGATATGCTTTTGGATGAAGGTAGTTTCGAAGAGTATGATATGTTTGTGACGCATCGTACTAAATCTTTCGGTTTAGATAAGCAAAAATATTTATCGGATGGCGTAGTTACAGGACACGGTACTATTGATGGTAGGGTTGTATATGTATTCGCTCAAGATTTTACTGTGTTTGGTGGATCACTTTCTGAAACTTTTGCACAAAAGATCTGTAAAGTTATGGATCAGGCAATGAAAGTTGGAGCACCTGTAATTGGATTAAATGATTCAGGTGGGGCGCGTATACAAGAAGGCGTTAGGTCATTAGCGGGTTACGCGGAAATCTTCCAAAGAAACATCTCTGCATCGGGGGTTATTCCTCAGATATCTGCAATATTAGGCCCATGTGCGGGTGGTGCTGTATATTCTCCAGCATTAACTGATTTTATACTAATGACAGATCAATCATCTTATATGTTTGTTACTGGACCTAAGGTAGTTAAGTCTGTAACAGGAGAGGTGATTACAACAGAAGATTTAGGTGGTGCGAATATGCACGCTTCTAAATCTGGTGTAGCTCACATGATGACAGAAAATGATGAGGAAACTTTACTTTTAATTAGAAAACTGATTAGTTTCTTGCCATCAAATAACTTGGAAGAACCGCCAATTATTCCTTGTGATGATCCATTTGATAGAATAGAAGATCAACTGAATGAGGTTATTCCAGATGACCCAAATAAGCCATACGACATGCTTGATGTCATCCATATGATTGTGGATAATGAAGAGTTTTTAGAAATGCATAGAGCTTATGCAAAAAATATAATTACAGGATTCGCTCGTTTTAATGGACGTCCAGTGGGAATTGTAGCCAACCAACCTTCTTTCTTAGCTGGTGTTTTAGATATTGAATCATCAAAAAAAGCAGCTCGTTTTGTACGTTTCTGCGATGCATTTAATATCCCAATTATAACACTTGTTGATGTTCCAGGATTCTTACCAGGTTCAGGACAGGAGTACGGTGGAATTATCTTACATGGAGCAAAATTATTATTTGCTTATGGAGAGGCAACAGTGCCAAAAATTACAATTACGTTAAGAAAATCTTACGGAGGAGCACATGATGTAATGAGTTCTAAGCAGTTAAGAGGTGATTTGAATTACGCTTGGCCAATGGCAGAAATTGCTGTTATGGGAGCTAAAGGTGCTGTGGAAGTTCTTGAAGGAAGACAAATTAGAAAAATCGAGGATGAAGCAGAAAGAGAGAAGTTTATTCATGAGAAAGAAGATGAGTATGCTGATAAGTTTGCAAACCCGTATCAAGCAGCTAAATATGGTTTTATTGATGATGTGATTGAACCAAGAAATACTCGTTTTAGAATCTGTCGTGGATTGGATTTACTCGCTACCAAAAAAGAAGTGAATCCTCCTAAAAAACATTCTAATATTCCTTTATAA
- the arsC gene encoding arsenate reductase (glutaredoxin) (This arsenate reductase requires both glutathione and glutaredoxin to convert arsenate to arsenite, after which the efflux transporter formed by ArsA and ArsB can extrude the arsenite from the cell, providing resistance.), with protein MVTIWHNPRCSKSREALQLLNDNGDDVQIREYLKEHPSKDEIVALLSLLKIKPLDLIRKGEAIYKENFKGKDLSDDEYISAMVEYPKLIERPIVIKDNKAVIGRPPQLVLDL; from the coding sequence ATGGTCACAATATGGCATAACCCAAGATGTTCTAAAAGTAGAGAAGCACTCCAACTTTTAAACGACAATGGAGACGATGTACAGATACGAGAATATTTAAAGGAGCATCCATCAAAAGATGAAATTGTAGCATTATTATCTCTTTTAAAAATCAAACCTCTTGATTTAATTAGAAAAGGAGAAGCTATTTATAAGGAGAACTTCAAAGGTAAAGACCTTTCTGATGATGAGTACATCAGTGCAATGGTTGAATACCCAAAATTAATTGAAAGACCGATTGTTATTAAAGATAATAAAGCCGTAATAGGAAGGCCGCCACAATTAGTATTAGACCTTTAA